GGTCGAGCGCGCGGGCCGACAGCAACGTGAGCGCTCCGGGCGTCATCTCCGCGTCGTCGAAGCGGTCGGTCAGCGCGCTCCGGAGCGCCGCCGGCTCGACGTCGCCGACCGACCGCTCCGCGGCGGCCCGAGTCCGCGCGGCGTCATCCATCGACACGCGATAGGCCGGGCACACGCAAAGACCTTTGGAAACGGGGGGCTATCCCGTCCCGTGATACGCGCCGAACGGGCCGCCGACGGGGAGTACCGGACCGTGACGATCGACCGCCCCGAGGCCCGGAACGCGCTCACCCCCGACGCCCTCGACGCGCTGGAGGCGGCCGTCGTCGAGGCCGACGAGCCGGTCGTGCTGCTCCGGGGCGCCGGCTCCGCCTTCTGCGCCGGCGCCGACCTCGACGTGGTCGAGTCGCTGGCGGACCCCGCCGCGTTCGCGGAACACGGCCAGCGGGTCGCCGACGCGATCGAATCGGCCGACGCGGTCGTGATCGCCGGCGTCGACGGCGCGGCCCGCGGCGGCGGCGTCGAGCTGGCGCTCGCGTGTGACATCCGGGTCGCGACGCCGGCGGCGACGTTCGCGGAGACGGGCGTCTCCTTCGGGCTGTTCGGCGCGTGGGGCGGCACCGCCCGGCTCCCCCGGATCGTCGGCGAGGGCGTCGCCCTCGACATCGCCTGCTCGGCGCGGGTCGTCGACGCCGAGGAGGCGCGGGAGATGGGGCTCGTCTCCCGCGTCGTCCCGGACCCGACGACCGTCGCGCGGGAGGTGGCCGACAACGACCCCGGGGCGCTTTCGGCCGTGAAGCGGCTCGTTCGCGCCGGCGCCCGCGGCGCGGAGACCGCGGCCGACGAGCGGGCGGCGTTCGCGCGCCTGCACGACGAGCGGTTCGGGGAGTGAGGACGGCCGGCCGGGAGTGAGAACGACCGACCGAGGAGCGAGCACGACACCACAACAGTTGAATCCTCGCGGCCGCGTACCTCGGGTATGACCGACGGACACGACCTCGCGGATCGTTCCTCGCTTTCCCGACGCCGGACCCTCGGTGTCGTCGGCGCCGGCGCGGTCGCCGCGCTCGCCGGCTGTCTCGGCGGCGGTGGCGGCGACACCTCGCTGCCGGAGAACGGCGACCCCGAACTCCTCGATGACGTGGAGTCGTTCCCCAGCGAGGGCGTCGAGCACGTCGAGCGCGGCACCGAGGTCGACTACGACACGCAACCGCCCACCTCGGGGCCCCACTACTCGGGCGTCGTCGAGGCGGGGTTCTACGAGGAACCGCAGACGATGGGCGATCTCGTCCACACGCTCGAACACGGCGCAGTCGTCGCCTACTACGTTCCCGACGCCCTGACTGACGAGGCGCGGTCGTCGCTGGAGACGTGGGCGAACAGCCACACCGGCACGTGGCAGAGCTTCGTCGCCGTCCCGAACCCCTACGACGACCCGCAGGCGCCGTACACGCTCACCGCGTGGCGACACCTCCTCCGGATGGACGAGTACGACGAGGACGTCGTGCGGGCGTTCGCCGCCGAGTAC
This genomic stretch from Halobaculum roseum harbors:
- a CDS encoding enoyl-CoA hydratase/isomerase family protein yields the protein MIRAERAADGEYRTVTIDRPEARNALTPDALDALEAAVVEADEPVVLLRGAGSAFCAGADLDVVESLADPAAFAEHGQRVADAIESADAVVIAGVDGAARGGGVELALACDIRVATPAATFAETGVSFGLFGAWGGTARLPRIVGEGVALDIACSARVVDAEEAREMGLVSRVVPDPTTVAREVADNDPGALSAVKRLVRAGARGAETAADERAAFARLHDERFGE
- a CDS encoding DUF3105 domain-containing protein; protein product: MTDGHDLADRSSLSRRRTLGVVGAGAVAALAGCLGGGGGDTSLPENGDPELLDDVESFPSEGVEHVERGTEVDYDTQPPTSGPHYSGVVEAGFYEEPQTMGDLVHTLEHGAVVAYYVPDALTDEARSSLETWANSHTGTWQSFVAVPNPYDDPQAPYTLTAWRHLLRMDEYDEDVVRAFAAEYIGRGPENPVR